One window of the Acidobacteriota bacterium genome contains the following:
- the lysA gene encoding diaminopimelate decarboxylase, with protein MTIPQRPFHYRNRRSNGAEELLCDELPLTALAAKYKTPLYVYSATHIADRFRAFTSAFRGVPHTLCYSVKANSNLAILKLLARMKAGFDVVSGGELERVLRADKSAVRRVVFSGVGKTQEEIDLALRSGILIFNVESESELAVLASRAASLKKRARMALRVNPDVFAETHPYISTGLREHKFGVPIQRAWDLYLEASRSKWLDVAGVSVHIGSQILAVEPFMAAMKRVADLVRELQSGGHNIRYVDAGGGLGISYSPQTEFDFEGRAVEYSRALLQGLHGLKVHILLEPGRTIVGPAGALLTRLLYVKQNGSKRFMVTDAAMNDLLRPSLYKAHHEIIPVARQQNSSTGVFDVVGPVCETGDFFARDRELPEVAEGELLAILDTGAYGMSLSSNYNTRTRPAEVLVKGNSAKLIRKRETISDLLKLEL; from the coding sequence TTGACGATCCCACAACGTCCATTCCACTATCGCAATCGCCGCAGTAACGGCGCTGAAGAGCTTCTCTGTGATGAATTACCGCTGACCGCCCTGGCAGCGAAATACAAAACTCCGTTATACGTATATTCTGCAACCCACATCGCAGATCGATTCAGAGCGTTCACATCCGCGTTTCGGGGCGTCCCTCACACCCTCTGCTATTCGGTAAAAGCGAATTCCAATCTCGCAATTTTGAAGCTGCTTGCCAGGATGAAGGCCGGCTTCGATGTAGTCTCAGGTGGAGAGCTAGAACGAGTGCTTCGCGCCGACAAGAGCGCAGTTCGCAGAGTCGTTTTCTCAGGAGTCGGAAAGACGCAAGAGGAAATCGATCTCGCGCTGAGGTCCGGAATTCTGATCTTCAATGTCGAAAGCGAAAGCGAGCTTGCTGTCCTCGCATCACGAGCAGCTTCGCTGAAAAAAAGGGCGCGAATGGCGTTACGAGTAAATCCAGACGTCTTTGCGGAGACCCATCCTTACATTTCAACCGGCTTGCGGGAGCACAAGTTCGGAGTGCCCATTCAGCGCGCCTGGGACCTTTACCTGGAAGCCTCGCGCTCGAAGTGGCTCGACGTTGCCGGCGTAAGTGTCCACATCGGCTCCCAGATCCTCGCCGTGGAACCGTTCATGGCGGCGATGAAACGCGTCGCTGATCTGGTGCGAGAGCTGCAGAGCGGCGGACACAACATTCGTTATGTCGATGCAGGCGGCGGCTTAGGAATCTCCTATTCACCTCAAACTGAATTCGATTTTGAGGGACGAGCCGTGGAGTACTCCCGGGCGCTACTGCAGGGCCTACACGGTTTGAAGGTGCATATTCTGCTTGAGCCAGGAAGAACGATCGTTGGTCCTGCGGGCGCTCTACTCACTCGCTTGCTTTACGTGAAGCAAAACGGCAGCAAGCGTTTCATGGTGACTGACGCTGCGATGAACGACCTGTTGCGGCCATCACTCTACAAGGCTCATCACGAGATTATTCCCGTAGCTCGGCAGCAGAACAGCTCAACAGGTGTATTCGATGTTGTCGGTCCGGTCTGCGAGACAGGCGACTTCTTTGCGCGCGATCGTGAGCTGCCGGAAGTAGCCGAAGGCGAGCTGCTGGCCATCCTGGATACCGGCGCCTACGGGATGTCACTCAGCTCAAACTACAACACGCGAACCCGTCCAGCAGAAGTTCTGGTCAAGGGCAACTCAGCAAAGCTCATACGCAAGCGTGAAACGATTTCCGATCTGCTGAAGTTGGAGTTGTAA
- a CDS encoding serine/threonine protein phosphatase, with protein MSSSRTKSPAAAAPAETKLQSVGNGAPKQGSISVTSGTAADVSLRLENFLIDVADTLNSTLEMDKLLGRVAELVRQIIDYEIFAILLLNERTQELRIRFQIGHTAETERLKIKVGQGITGMAVERRSSVLVDDVRKEPRYINAHPLVRSELAVPLIAKKRVIGVIDIQASKEKYFTEEHNRILTLVASRIAAAIENARLYTRVARQAQTLTVLNEISRELTSILNVDQLFKRIGDLLTRVIEYQMFSILLLDTERNMLVHRFSLRYQENIHLKHDIPLGRGLVGYAVQHQEAVLAPDVSRDPRYIQLNPETRSELCVPLIYKERAIGVLDLESTVENARLYERIAREEQRLERDLSMAREIQIRLLPQSLPQLKSADLAAKFEPALMIGGDMFDFLEYSGERVAFVLGDVSGKGAPAALYAALVSGLLRSTASLEPHPAQMLSAINLSLNERRIEAQYVSLAYAIWDDDSRIMTFANSGLPRPFLCKKGAVSRIESTGLPLGLFEDADYDEVTVRAESGDIFVLVSDGILDAFNAAGEQFGPKRVEEVIQQSCRLQAKEIVQAIFDAVDKYRGTRATFDDETVLAVKVK; from the coding sequence ATGAGTTCTAGCCGTACAAAATCCCCGGCAGCTGCCGCACCAGCTGAAACAAAGCTACAGTCTGTGGGGAATGGTGCGCCCAAACAGGGCTCAATCTCAGTCACCAGTGGCACAGCTGCTGATGTCTCTCTGAGGCTCGAAAACTTTCTCATCGATGTTGCTGACACTCTCAACAGCACACTCGAAATGGACAAACTGCTGGGACGAGTGGCCGAGCTGGTTCGCCAGATCATCGACTATGAGATTTTCGCGATCCTGCTGTTGAATGAACGTACCCAGGAGTTGCGCATTCGATTCCAAATTGGGCATACAGCTGAGACGGAGCGCCTCAAGATCAAAGTCGGCCAAGGCATCACAGGAATGGCTGTCGAGCGGCGCAGCTCAGTTCTTGTCGATGATGTCCGCAAAGAACCTCGCTACATTAACGCTCACCCGCTTGTCCGTTCCGAGCTCGCAGTGCCGCTGATTGCAAAAAAGCGGGTTATCGGGGTTATCGATATTCAGGCAAGCAAGGAGAAGTACTTCACAGAAGAACACAACCGTATCCTCACGCTTGTGGCTTCGCGCATCGCCGCGGCCATTGAAAATGCCCGCCTATACACTCGGGTAGCGCGACAAGCGCAAACGTTGACTGTACTCAACGAGATCAGCCGTGAATTGACTTCGATCCTGAATGTCGATCAGCTTTTCAAGCGTATTGGCGATTTGCTGACCCGAGTCATCGAGTACCAGATGTTTTCTATTCTGTTGCTCGACACCGAACGGAACATGCTGGTGCATCGCTTCTCGCTTCGCTACCAGGAGAATATTCATCTCAAGCACGACATCCCCCTCGGCCGCGGACTTGTAGGGTACGCCGTTCAGCACCAGGAGGCAGTGCTTGCGCCGGATGTAAGTAGAGATCCGCGTTACATTCAGCTGAACCCAGAGACTCGTTCCGAACTCTGCGTTCCTCTGATCTACAAAGAGCGGGCCATCGGCGTGCTCGATTTGGAAAGTACAGTCGAAAACGCGCGGCTCTATGAGCGGATCGCACGCGAGGAGCAACGTCTTGAGCGCGATCTCTCGATGGCCCGGGAAATACAGATTCGTCTCTTGCCACAGAGCCTGCCCCAACTGAAGTCTGCAGACCTTGCAGCCAAGTTCGAGCCTGCCCTAATGATCGGCGGCGACATGTTCGACTTTCTCGAATACAGCGGTGAACGTGTTGCCTTCGTGCTTGGCGACGTCAGCGGCAAAGGCGCGCCTGCTGCCCTGTACGCAGCGCTAGTAAGCGGTCTTCTGCGATCAACGGCGTCACTCGAGCCACATCCTGCGCAAATGCTATCCGCAATCAATCTGTCATTAAACGAGCGCCGGATTGAAGCACAGTATGTGAGCCTCGCGTATGCGATTTGGGACGACGACTCTCGCATCATGACCTTCGCCAACTCCGGACTCCCTCGGCCTTTTCTTTGCAAGAAGGGGGCAGTCAGCCGCATAGAGAGCACTGGCCTTCCTCTCGGATTATTTGAAGATGCGGATTACGATGAGGTGACAGTCCGCGCCGAGTCTGGCGACATCTTTGTACTGGTCAGCGATGGAATTTTGGACGCCTTCAACGCAGCCGGCGAGCAGTTTGGCCCCAAGCGCGTTGAGGAGGTGATCCAGCAGTCTTGCAGGTTGCAGGCAAAGGAAATCGTGCAGGCAATCTTCGATGCCGTCGACAAGTACCGCGGCACGCGCGCAACCTTCGACGATGAGACGGTGCTGGCTGTTAAAGTGAAGTAG
- the deoC gene encoding deoxyribose-phosphate aldolase, translating to MPIEISEAPQIAAAPAQADWQRLAAVIDHTLLKPESPNIKVQQLCREALEYGFACVMLNPTNVALACSLLAGTGVEVGSVVGFPFGANTTSVKRYEALDAIRLGAHELDMVMNIGALKSGDRAMVQADMRGLVEIAHGNGAILKITIETALLSLEEKILACQLAVAAGADLVKSSTGFFHAGAVPADISLMRGVVGDKLGVKASGGIRTFEDAQAMIEAGANRIGTSSGVAIVESARAKS from the coding sequence ATGCCTATCGAGATTTCGGAAGCGCCACAGATCGCGGCAGCTCCGGCGCAAGCGGACTGGCAACGCCTTGCAGCAGTGATCGACCATACCCTTCTGAAGCCAGAATCCCCGAATATAAAAGTCCAGCAGCTTTGCCGCGAAGCGCTTGAGTATGGCTTTGCTTGCGTGATGCTGAACCCCACTAACGTAGCCCTGGCATGCTCTCTCTTGGCAGGCACTGGTGTAGAGGTGGGATCTGTTGTGGGATTTCCCTTTGGCGCCAACACCACGAGCGTAAAGCGCTACGAAGCTTTGGATGCCATTCGCCTCGGAGCTCACGAATTAGACATGGTGATGAACATCGGAGCGCTGAAATCCGGCGATCGCGCAATGGTGCAGGCGGACATGCGTGGGTTGGTTGAAATTGCGCATGGTAATGGCGCCATATTGAAGATCACGATCGAGACTGCATTGCTGTCACTCGAAGAAAAAATTCTGGCCTGTCAGCTCGCAGTCGCCGCTGGAGCCGATTTGGTAAAATCCAGCACGGGATTTTTTCACGCAGGAGCTGTTCCTGCCGACATCTCACTGATGCGGGGAGTGGTGGGCGACAAGCTCGGGGTGAAGGCCTCTGGTGGAATTCGCACGTTCGAAGATGCGCAGGCGATGATCGAGGCTGGCGCAAACCGAATCGGAACCAGTTCCGGCGTGGCGATCGTCGAATCCGCTCGCGCAAAGTCTTAG
- the hpt gene encoding hypoxanthine phosphoribosyltransferase, translating to MAAATIHAGLEVLFTRDQISKRVAEMGEQISRDFTGQKVVLIGVLKGATIFLADLARCISLDATFDFLSTSSYGKGHQQSGEVRLLKDVDHSVEGQNIILVEDILDTGLTLSYLRRVLSAHQPKSLKIAALLDKPARRIQKIEGDYIGFTIPNKFVVGYGLDYAERYRNLPNICVIPPSALGDE from the coding sequence ATGGCAGCCGCGACTATTCATGCTGGATTGGAAGTTCTCTTTACACGAGATCAGATTTCCAAGCGCGTTGCAGAGATGGGCGAGCAGATCTCACGGGATTTTACCGGACAAAAAGTCGTGCTGATTGGCGTGCTTAAAGGAGCGACAATCTTTCTCGCCGACCTGGCTCGGTGCATCAGCCTGGACGCCACTTTCGATTTCCTCTCCACTTCGAGCTACGGCAAAGGCCATCAGCAAAGCGGCGAAGTGCGCTTGCTGAAGGATGTTGATCATTCAGTCGAAGGCCAGAACATCATTCTCGTAGAAGACATTCTCGATACCGGTCTAACGCTCAGTTATCTGCGCAGAGTGTTGAGCGCGCATCAACCGAAAAGTTTGAAGATCGCGGCCCTGCTCGACAAACCGGCGCGTCGCATTCAGAAGATCGAAGGCGATTACATCGGCTTTACCATCCCAAACAAATTCGTAGTGGGATATGGACTTGACTATGCCGAACGCTATCGCAACCTGCCGAATATTTGCGTAATTCCACCGTCCGCCCTGGGTGACGAGTGA
- a CDS encoding sulfurtransferase, with translation MPMSEFNQLCNEAKREIQEVDIQQLKAMQQRKEDFDLIDVRETDEVQRGTIPGAKHIARGVLERDIDKITTDKNRKMVLYCGGGNRSALAAWMLKKMGFKNVYSLIGGWSAWKSQ, from the coding sequence ATGCCAATGTCCGAATTCAATCAGCTGTGCAATGAAGCTAAACGCGAGATTCAGGAGGTCGACATCCAACAGCTCAAGGCGATGCAGCAGCGGAAGGAAGACTTCGACTTGATTGACGTCCGCGAGACTGACGAAGTACAGCGCGGGACGATTCCTGGCGCTAAGCATATTGCGCGCGGCGTATTAGAGCGCGACATCGATAAGATCACAACTGACAAGAATCGCAAGATGGTTCTCTATTGCGGTGGCGGCAATCGCTCGGCGCTTGCAGCATGGATGCTGAAGAAGATGGGCTTCAAGAACGTCTACTCGCTGATCGGTGGGTGGTCGGCGTGGAAATCACAATAA